Part of the Longimicrobiales bacterium genome, CCGCGTCCGGGTGGTCGGCCTCGGCCGTTGCACTGCTCGCGGCGGCCGTCACCATCGTATGGGCAATCGTCGGATACCTGCTCGGCCGCGCCCGCAAGGGTGAGGAGGAGCGGGCGAGTGCACAGGCTGCCGCAACGGCGTGATTCACCGACTCAGGAGAACTGACGTGGCGCACAGACGTGAATTCGTGAAGCGCGCTGTCATCGCTGGCGGCGCGCTCGGCATGGGGAGTCCCGTGTTTGGCGACAACGCGACCGGTGCGACCACCGCGCCCGCAGGCGGCGCGCAACACACGCGTGCCCCCCGTGCACTGCGCATCCTCATTCTGGGCGGTACCGGCTTCACCGGCCCGCATCAGGTCCGCTATGCGGTCGAGCGCGGGCATCACGTGACCGTATTCAACCGAGGCCGGCGCCAGACCGAGCTGCCGGACGGCGTCGTTCACCTCCAGGGTGACCGCAACGAGCCCGATGGCCTCGCGGCGCTCGAGCGAGAGGTGGCGAACGGCACGACGTGGGACGTGGTGATCGACAATCCGACATCGCTTCCGTTCTGGGTGCGTGATGCAGGCACCGTTCTGAAGGACGCGACGCAGCAGTATGTCTTCATCTCCACGATCTCCGTCTATGCCGATACCAGCCAGCCGGGCATGGACGAGGGGACGGTGACCGCCGTGTACGAGGGCGATGATCCGCTGAAGGAAACGATGCAGTCGTTCCAGCAGAGCAGGGGCTCGCTGTACGGCCCGCTGAAGGCGGCGTCCGAGAGGGAGGCGGAGAAGTGGTTCCCCGGTCGCACCACGGTCATCCGACCCGGCCTGATCGTCGGACCCGGCGACATGAGCGGCCGGTTCACTTACTGGCCCGTACGCATCGACCGCGGCGGCGAAGTGCTTGCGCCGGGTACGGGGCACGACGCCGTTCAGATCATTGATGCCCGCGACCTGGCCGAATGGACGATCCGCATGACGGAGACGCGGACGTTCGGCACCTACAACGCGACGGGGCCTG contains:
- a CDS encoding NAD-dependent epimerase/dehydratase family protein — its product is MAHRREFVKRAVIAGGALGMGSPVFGDNATGATTAPAGGAQHTRAPRALRILILGGTGFTGPHQVRYAVERGHHVTVFNRGRRQTELPDGVVHLQGDRNEPDGLAALEREVANGTTWDVVIDNPTSLPFWVRDAGTVLKDATQQYVFISTISVYADTSQPGMDEGTVTAVYEGDDPLKETMQSFQQSRGSLYGPLKAASEREAEKWFPGRTTVIRPGLIVGPGDMSGRFTYWPVRIDRGGEVLAPGTGHDAVQIIDARDLAEWTIRMTETRTFGTYNATGPAGELTMAEMLGGIRAAFDGTRPMKLTWVPAETLAEHGVRGWSHMPVWVPPQPDNAGFARVSIARALADGLTFRPLATTARDTLEWFRSLAPDVQANVGGPLTAEREAEVLAAWHARGAG